The DNA region GTAATAGTTTTATAATGTGCAAGTAAATCCGTTTCTATTTCTGCCAATCGTTGTTGTATGGGTCTAGCGGTAACGCCTATTTTGTGCAGAGTACGTTTAGGCGTTTGAATCTCTAAAAAATACAGTTTACAAGATAAAATGCGCTGAAGTTGAGCGCGGTAAAGTGTTAAGTCAGTGAGGCGATATGACTTATCTGGCGTATTTTTGTATAAGGCGTGAGCTCAGTCTTGCCACTACCAACATCTTCAACACAGACTAATTTTCCATCTGAGGCTATACCAAATTTGAGCCACATTGTCACGCTTACTCATTAACAGAAAACCAATCGAAGCAGATAGCCGAAAGTTAAAGCAAGCTTTAAATAATTTGCAGAGGGAGCAGAATTTAGCTCAAACTAGTGCTAGTGTACTATAAGATTTCTAGTTTAGGATTTAATTTGCTTGGAAATGGCGTGAAAAGCGAGACTGCTTGTGGTGGAGCTACCTTTGGGACAAGAACCTGTCGCTACAACTAGAAAGATAGTTCACGTTGATATGGACGCCTTCTACGCATCAGTGGAACAGCGGGACAACCCTAGCTACCGAGGTAAACCGTTAGTAGTTGGTGGCAGTCCGAATCAACGAGGCGTAGTTGCAGCAGCTAGTTATGAAGCTCGGAAGTTTGGTATTCACTCAGCAATGCCTTCTCCTGTCGGAGACCAAGGCGAACAATAACTGCGATAAGCAAAGCTTAAGCCTTCTCCAAAGGAGACGCTAGCGCGAACGGCTATCGCTAAATGTCCTGGACTAATCCTTGTAAGGTCGAAATTCGATGTCTAAGGTCGCAAAATTTTCTCCCACCAGTCTAGCATTGCTTGTTATCTTTAGCACCCGATTTCAATTACTGTACTGTATTTGCTGTGCTGCTTCTTAAACCCTTTGCAGCAAGTCTTTCAAGGCTTAACGGTAAAAGTCAGAATCAGGTAGAATTTCCATGTATTACTACATGAAATTGTGATTATTCTCAAAAATCAGACAAATTTTCAGCTTATCTTGGAATGAAAATCTGATTCCGGATTGTGGCTCATAAAGTTGAGCAGACTTGACCAACTATCAAAATAAAGATAACGAGTTGAAGCTCATTTATCAAGTAAAAATTAAGAGCCAAAATTGCCATAAATACCTCTGAGGATTCATGAAAATCGTAATAAGCTTGCCATAAATTGAGGGATAAATTCTCCTCTAGACTTGTGGTATAAATTTTAAACGGATAAAATCATTATGAATAATGTAATTAACTACAATAATGATAAAGGACTCCTCGCCTACATAGAATTTTTAACTGCTAGTAGCCTAAAACCCATAAATGGTAATACTGATCTAGTATTTGAGTTTGAGGATGCTCTTGATCAAACAGAAATGGCACAGTTAGCAGTTGATGAACTAAAAAAAATTCCAGAAGTAAACGCTTTATTTCAAGAACGCTGGCTGCCTGCACCTTTGAATTTAGATGATTTAGCCAAACTCCCAGAAGGAACTTTAGGGCAGATTTACGCCACAGAGATGAAAGCTAGAGGTTTCGATCCTTATTTTTACAAACAAGTTCCGGTAGTTGATGATATTTCCTATCTCAAAATGCTGTGGCGTTCTACCCATGATATTTATCATGTAGTCACTGGATTAGATACTGA from Nostoc sp. UHCC 0302 includes:
- a CDS encoding Coq4 family protein; this encodes MNNVINYNNDKGLLAYIEFLTASSLKPINGNTDLVFEFEDALDQTEMAQLAVDELKKIPEVNALFQERWLPAPLNLDDLAKLPEGTLGQIYATEMKARGFDPYFYKQVPVVDDISYLKMLWRSTHDIYHVVTGLDTDGIGEIGLQAFVLAQTRIPISVMLVSFSMVKISLYQPTKFNDLMIEIARGYKLGSQTPGKLIAQKWDQFWNVQMSEVRASLGMRAIDHDLAAIA